A region from the Pseudopipra pipra isolate bDixPip1 chromosome 8, bDixPip1.hap1, whole genome shotgun sequence genome encodes:
- the INPP5F gene encoding phosphatidylinositide phosphatase SAC2 isoform X3: protein MIEDLISIDNAEVDFWIIPIIQGFVQIEELVVNYSESSDDDKSSPETPPQESTCVDDVHPTFLVALISRRSRHRAGMRYKRRGVDKNGNVANYVETEQLIHVHNHTLSYIQTRGSVPVFWSQVGYRYNPRPRLDKSENETVPCFRAHFEEQLKNYKKQVIINLVDQTGREKIIGDAYLKQVLLYNSANLTYVSFDFHEHCRGMKFENVQTLTDAIHDIILDMKWCWVDQAGVICKQEGIFRVNCMDCLDRTNVVQAAIARVVMEQQLKKLGVMPPEQPLPVKCNRIYQVMWANNGDAISRQYAGTAALKGDFTRTGERKLAGVMKDGVNSANRYYLNRFRDAYRQAVIDLMQGIPVTEDLYSIFTKEKEHEALHKENLRSHQELISQLLQSYMKLLLPDDEKFHGGWALIDCDPSLIDATHRDVDVLLLLSNSAYYVAYYDDEVDKVNQYQRLGLEALEKIEIGPEPTLFGKPKFSCMRLHYKYKELSGYFHTLRAVVRNPEEDGKDTLQCIAEMLRITKQAMGLDVPIIEKKLERRSSKPHEDIIGIRSQNRGSLAQGKNYLLSKFSSLNQKVKQTKSNVNMSNLRKLGSFAKPDVKVNFLKPNLKVNLWKSDSSLETLENPAADPKAQSESDTEGSDNDSFHSDDFLTNSKSDEDTQLTDSLENIGPTDYVLPSCGIIASAPRLGSRSQSLSSTDMSLSIPVPSEGQGSQAGRSDGEDIAMPSADSSDLEFAKPMDVYCQRFVQDAQSQGSDVLQAEAGPQEPHPPATQTSRDAPEAAQTRAEPVGDVPSRPSKLDVPSSEPNPQLLAVGGTDFSKSHKSPGSVPGNPETGLHTTPSPADGSGSRAVSPFAKIRSSMVQVANITQAGLTQGINFAVAKVQKSPAEPEALNEIKQKELREMFTQCQTRIIQI, encoded by the exons AATGCTGAAGTGGACTTCTGGATCATACCCATCATTCAAGGATTTGTGCAGATTGAAGAACTTGTGGTAAACTACAGTGAATCTTCTGATGATGACAAGAGCAGTCCTGAAACTCCTCCCCAGGAATCCACGTGTGTGGATGACGTTCACCCCACCTTCCTGGTGGCGCTGATTTCCCGCCGCAGTCGGCACAGAGCTG gaatGCGGTACAAAAGGAGAGGTGTGGATAAAAATGGAAACGTGGCAAATTACGTTGAGACAGAGCAACTGATTCATGTTCACAACCACACTCTTTCCTACATCCAAACCCGAGGCtctgtgcctgttttctggAGCCAGGTTGGATACAGATACAACCCACGGCCCCGCCTGGACAAGA GTGAGAATGAAACTGTGCCCTGTTTTCGTGCACACTTtgaagagcagctgaaaaaCTACAAAAAGCAG GTCATTATTAACTTGGTGGATCAAACAGGCAGAGAGAAGATTATTGGAGATGCTTACCTTAAACAAGTTCTTCTCTACAACAGTGCAAACCTGACTTATGTTTCATTTGACTTCCATGAGCACTG CCGAGGAATGAAGTTTGAAAATGTTCAAACACTGACTGATGCCATTCATGATATTATTCTTGACATGAAGTGGTGCTG GGTTGACCAGGCTGGAGTGATCTGTaaacaggaaggaatttttcgAGTGAACTGCATGGACTGCCTGGATCGTACCAACGTGGTGCAGGCTGCCATTGCCAGGGTGGTCATGGAACAGCAG CTCAAAAAACTGGGTGTGATGCCCCCTGAGCAGCCTTTGCCCGTGAAGTGCAACAGGATCTACCAGGTGATGTGGGCCAACAACGGCGATGCCATCAGCCGGCAGTACGCCGGCACCGCCGCCCTCAAG GGGGACTTcaccaggactggggagaggAAGCTGGCAGGGGTGATGAAGGATGGAGTTAATTCTGCAAACAGATACTACTTGAATCGTTTCAGGGATGCTTATAGGCAAGCAGTCATAG ATTTGATGCAGGGCATCCCCGTCACAGAGGATCTGTACTCCATATTTACCAAGGAGAAGGAGCACGAAGCCCTGCACAAGGAGAACCTGAGGAGCCACCAGGAGCTGAtcagccagctgctgcagagctacatGAAGCTGCTCTTACCAGATGATGAAAAATTCCACGGGGGTTGGGCACTGATTGACTGTGACCCGAG tCTCATTGATGCCACTCACAGGGACGTGGATGTTCTGCTGTTACTTTCCAACTCTGCCTACTATGTAGCCTA TTATGATGATGAAGTCGACAAGGTGAATCAGTACCAAAGGTTAGGTCTTGAAGCTctggaaaaaatagaaatag GGCCTGAGCCTACTCTCTTTGGCAAACCCAAGTTCTCTTGCATGAGGCTGCATTACAAGTACAAAGAGCTGAGTGGGTATTTTCACACCCTCAGAGCTGTGGTGAGAAACCCAGAAGAAGATGGAAAAG ACACTCTTCAGTGCATTGCAGAGATGCTGAGGATCACAAAGCAGGCAATGGGATTGGATGTGCCCATCATTGAGAAAAAGCTGGAAAG GAGGAGCAGTAAACCCCACGAGGACATCATTGGCATTCGGTCTCAGAACAGAGGCTCCCTGGCCCAGGGCAAGAATTATTTGCTCAGCAAGTTCTCCTCCCTCAACCAGAAGGTGAAGCAAACCAAATCCAACGTGAACATGAGCAACCTCCGGAAGCTGGGCAGCTTTGCTAAACCCGACGTGAAAGTCAATTTTTTAAAGCCAAACCTGAAGGTGAATCTGTGGAAATCAGACAGCAGCCTCGAGACTTTGGAGAATCCGGCGGCAGATCCCAAAGCCCAGAGTGAGTCTGACACGGAAGGGTCGGATAATGACTCGTTCCATTCCGATGACTTCCTGACTAACTCCAAGTCGGACGAGGACACCCAGCTGACGGACTCCCTGGAGAACATAGGCCCCACAGACTACGTGCTGCCCAGCTGTGGCATCATCGCCTCGGCCCCGCGCCTGGGCAGCCGCTCGCAGTCCCTCAGCAGCACGGACATGAGCCTCAGCATTCCCGTGCCCTCTGAGGGGCAGGGCTCCCAGGCCGGCCGCTCCGACGGCGAGGACATTGCCATGCCTTCTGCTGACAGCTCAGACCTGGAGTTTGCCAAGCCCATGGATGTGTACTgccagaggtttgtgcaggaTGCCCAGAGTCAGGGCTCGGATGTCCTGCAGGCCGAGGCTGGTCCTCAGGAGCCCCATCCCCCAGCGACCCAAACCAGCAGGGACGCGCCCGAGGCGGCGCAGACCAGGGCGGAACCTGTGGGAGATGTTCCTTCCAGGCCTTCCAAGCTGGATGTCCCATCTTCTGAGCCAAATCCTCAGCTCTTAGCTGTTGGTGGGACTGACTTCAGCAAATCCCATAAAAGCCCCGGCTCTGTGCCTGGGAACCCCGAGACAGGACTCCACACCACTCCCTCTCCCGCCGACGGCAGCGGCAGCAGAGCCGTGTCTCCCTTCGCTAAAATCCGCAGTTCCATGGTCCAGGTTGCAAACATCACCCAGGCAGGATTGACTCAAGGGATTAACTTTGCTGTGGCAAAGGTCCAGAAGAGCCCTGCAGAACCAGAAGCTTTAAATGAAATCAAACAGAAAGAACTGAGGGAAATGTTTACGCAGTGCCAGACGCGGATCATTCAGATCTAG
- the INPP5F gene encoding phosphatidylinositide phosphatase SAC2 isoform X4, with translation MFMDSDSFYYSLTYDLTNSVQRQSTCEKTNLSLWRKVDDRFFWNKHMIEDLISIDNAEVDFWIIPIIQGFVQIEELVVNYSESSDDDKSSPETPPQESTCVDDVHPTFLVALISRRSRHRAGMRYKRRGVDKNGNVANYVETEQLIHVHNHTLSYIQTRGSVPVFWSQVGYRYNPRPRLDKSENETVPCFRAHFEEQLKNYKKQVIINLVDQTGREKIIGDAYLKQVLLYNSANLTYVSFDFHEHCRGMKFENVQTLTDAIHDIILDMKWCWVDQAGVICKQEGIFRVNCMDCLDRTNVVQAAIARVVMEQQLKKLGVMPPEQPLPVKCNRIYQVMWANNGDAISRQYAGTAALKGDFTRTGERKLAGVMKDGVNSANRYYLNRFRDAYRQAVIDLMQGIPVTEDLYSIFTKEKEHEALHKENLRSHQELISQLLQSYMKLLLPDDEKFHGGWALIDCDPSLIDATHRDVDVLLLLSNSAYYVAYYDDEVDKVNQYQRLGLEALEKIEIGPEPTLFGKPKFSCMRLHYKYKELSGYFHTLRAVVRNPEEDGKDTLQCIAEMLRITKQAMGLDVPIIEKKLERRSSKPHEDIIGIRSQNRGSLAQGKNYLLSKFSSLNQKVKQTKSNVNMSNLRKLGSFAKPDVKVNFLKPNLKVNLWKSDSSLETLENPAADPKAQSESDTEGSDNDSFHSDDFLTNSKSDEDTQLTDSLENIGPTDYVLPSCGIIASAPRLGSRSQSLSSTDMSLSIPVPSEGQGSQAGRSDGEDIAMPSADSSDLEFAKPMDVYCQRFVQDAQSQGSDVLQAEAGPQEPHPPATQTSRDAPEAAQTRAEPVGDVPSRPSKLDVPSSEPNPQLLAVGGTDFSKSHKSPGSVPGNPETGLHTTPSPADGSGSRAVSPFAKIRSSMVQVANITQAGLTQGINFAVAKVQKSPAEPEALNEIKQKELREMFTQCQTRIIQI, from the exons AATGCTGAAGTGGACTTCTGGATCATACCCATCATTCAAGGATTTGTGCAGATTGAAGAACTTGTGGTAAACTACAGTGAATCTTCTGATGATGACAAGAGCAGTCCTGAAACTCCTCCCCAGGAATCCACGTGTGTGGATGACGTTCACCCCACCTTCCTGGTGGCGCTGATTTCCCGCCGCAGTCGGCACAGAGCTG gaatGCGGTACAAAAGGAGAGGTGTGGATAAAAATGGAAACGTGGCAAATTACGTTGAGACAGAGCAACTGATTCATGTTCACAACCACACTCTTTCCTACATCCAAACCCGAGGCtctgtgcctgttttctggAGCCAGGTTGGATACAGATACAACCCACGGCCCCGCCTGGACAAGA GTGAGAATGAAACTGTGCCCTGTTTTCGTGCACACTTtgaagagcagctgaaaaaCTACAAAAAGCAG GTCATTATTAACTTGGTGGATCAAACAGGCAGAGAGAAGATTATTGGAGATGCTTACCTTAAACAAGTTCTTCTCTACAACAGTGCAAACCTGACTTATGTTTCATTTGACTTCCATGAGCACTG CCGAGGAATGAAGTTTGAAAATGTTCAAACACTGACTGATGCCATTCATGATATTATTCTTGACATGAAGTGGTGCTG GGTTGACCAGGCTGGAGTGATCTGTaaacaggaaggaatttttcgAGTGAACTGCATGGACTGCCTGGATCGTACCAACGTGGTGCAGGCTGCCATTGCCAGGGTGGTCATGGAACAGCAG CTCAAAAAACTGGGTGTGATGCCCCCTGAGCAGCCTTTGCCCGTGAAGTGCAACAGGATCTACCAGGTGATGTGGGCCAACAACGGCGATGCCATCAGCCGGCAGTACGCCGGCACCGCCGCCCTCAAG GGGGACTTcaccaggactggggagaggAAGCTGGCAGGGGTGATGAAGGATGGAGTTAATTCTGCAAACAGATACTACTTGAATCGTTTCAGGGATGCTTATAGGCAAGCAGTCATAG ATTTGATGCAGGGCATCCCCGTCACAGAGGATCTGTACTCCATATTTACCAAGGAGAAGGAGCACGAAGCCCTGCACAAGGAGAACCTGAGGAGCCACCAGGAGCTGAtcagccagctgctgcagagctacatGAAGCTGCTCTTACCAGATGATGAAAAATTCCACGGGGGTTGGGCACTGATTGACTGTGACCCGAG tCTCATTGATGCCACTCACAGGGACGTGGATGTTCTGCTGTTACTTTCCAACTCTGCCTACTATGTAGCCTA TTATGATGATGAAGTCGACAAGGTGAATCAGTACCAAAGGTTAGGTCTTGAAGCTctggaaaaaatagaaatag GGCCTGAGCCTACTCTCTTTGGCAAACCCAAGTTCTCTTGCATGAGGCTGCATTACAAGTACAAAGAGCTGAGTGGGTATTTTCACACCCTCAGAGCTGTGGTGAGAAACCCAGAAGAAGATGGAAAAG ACACTCTTCAGTGCATTGCAGAGATGCTGAGGATCACAAAGCAGGCAATGGGATTGGATGTGCCCATCATTGAGAAAAAGCTGGAAAG GAGGAGCAGTAAACCCCACGAGGACATCATTGGCATTCGGTCTCAGAACAGAGGCTCCCTGGCCCAGGGCAAGAATTATTTGCTCAGCAAGTTCTCCTCCCTCAACCAGAAGGTGAAGCAAACCAAATCCAACGTGAACATGAGCAACCTCCGGAAGCTGGGCAGCTTTGCTAAACCCGACGTGAAAGTCAATTTTTTAAAGCCAAACCTGAAGGTGAATCTGTGGAAATCAGACAGCAGCCTCGAGACTTTGGAGAATCCGGCGGCAGATCCCAAAGCCCAGAGTGAGTCTGACACGGAAGGGTCGGATAATGACTCGTTCCATTCCGATGACTTCCTGACTAACTCCAAGTCGGACGAGGACACCCAGCTGACGGACTCCCTGGAGAACATAGGCCCCACAGACTACGTGCTGCCCAGCTGTGGCATCATCGCCTCGGCCCCGCGCCTGGGCAGCCGCTCGCAGTCCCTCAGCAGCACGGACATGAGCCTCAGCATTCCCGTGCCCTCTGAGGGGCAGGGCTCCCAGGCCGGCCGCTCCGACGGCGAGGACATTGCCATGCCTTCTGCTGACAGCTCAGACCTGGAGTTTGCCAAGCCCATGGATGTGTACTgccagaggtttgtgcaggaTGCCCAGAGTCAGGGCTCGGATGTCCTGCAGGCCGAGGCTGGTCCTCAGGAGCCCCATCCCCCAGCGACCCAAACCAGCAGGGACGCGCCCGAGGCGGCGCAGACCAGGGCGGAACCTGTGGGAGATGTTCCTTCCAGGCCTTCCAAGCTGGATGTCCCATCTTCTGAGCCAAATCCTCAGCTCTTAGCTGTTGGTGGGACTGACTTCAGCAAATCCCATAAAAGCCCCGGCTCTGTGCCTGGGAACCCCGAGACAGGACTCCACACCACTCCCTCTCCCGCCGACGGCAGCGGCAGCAGAGCCGTGTCTCCCTTCGCTAAAATCCGCAGTTCCATGGTCCAGGTTGCAAACATCACCCAGGCAGGATTGACTCAAGGGATTAACTTTGCTGTGGCAAAGGTCCAGAAGAGCCCTGCAGAACCAGAAGCTTTAAATGAAATCAAACAGAAAGAACTGAGGGAAATGTTTACGCAGTGCCAGACGCGGATCATTCAGATCTAG